In Hyperolius riggenbachi isolate aHypRig1 chromosome 10, aHypRig1.pri, whole genome shotgun sequence, a genomic segment contains:
- the LOC137534943 gene encoding zinc finger protein 432-like, producing MEDWKSCRVEKKEEDVVEEGQYTEGHQDLSKDTMLENQLPLTSPDGSSNRNPPERCTGPNYSQDCPQEDPTIPHHYHAEELGCMKPEKEEEMYVRGDQRTTSEGEMMRTIREEKETYVRSDQQSMEEGDMMRTTKEEVETYVKGDQQNMKKGDIMRLIKEEEEEEISVKGHQKSTQMSDVFRTIQEEEDLKSWAGGDDVGSNTMVPLKSHPCDAAEDNGVTQCSPEEIPVTVNTHHRGYSADRGAASSNGEEFYGKSQAVFSDVHEPRHKASTGTEPSNLEASSCTSDHATHTEYQRLGYPECSKSEASLAVQQETQSRKLQWSCAECGKCFTKKISLYRHQRIHTGELPFSCSVCEKCFGQNGELLRHQRSHTGVLTFTCSECGKCFRKKDSLLRHQRVHTGERPFCCSECGRSFRGKGDLLIHQKNHTGERPYSCSDCGKCYIRKCELLTHTKKHTGERPFSCSECGKRFTHKRTLLIHQKSHTGERPYSCLECGKCFSYQGSFCAHQKIHTGDRPFLCSECGKCFTHKSTLLTHLKMHTGKRPFPCSECAKCFTHKETLLVHQRSHTGEQPYSCLECGKYFSNQGNFLEHQKIHISEHPFFCSECGKCFAQKINLRTHQRSHTGERPYSCLECGKCFSDQRNLLRHTKNHTGERNFSCSECGKCFSQKAHLLRHHRVHTGECPFCCSECGKCFSQKGDLLRHQRSHTGECPYTCLECGKRFIDKRNLLTHQRSHTDERPLVCEDAVKASG from the exons ATGGAAGATTGGAAGAGCTGTAGGGTAGAGAAGAAAGAGGAAGATGTGGTGGAGGAGGGGCAGTATACAGAGGGACACCAGGACCTCTCCAAGGACACCATGTTGGAGAATCAGCTGCCCCttacatcaccgg ATgggtccagtaacagaaacccaccagagagatgtacaggtcctaattattcccaggattgtccacaggaggatcccaccatcccccaccattatcat GCAGAAGAACTGGGATGCATGAAACCTgagaaagaagaagagatgtatgtgaggggtgatcagaggACTACTTCAGAGGGTgaaatgatgaggacaattagagaggaaaaagagacttatgtgaggagtgatcagcagtctatggaggagggtgacatgatgaggacaactaAAGAGGAAGTAGAGACCTATGTGAAGGGAGATCAGCAGAATATGAAGAAGGGTGACATCATGAGattaattaaagaggaagaagaagaagagatatcTGTTAAGGGTCATCAGAAGTCTACACAGATGAGTGATGTATTCAGGACAATTCAAGAGGAAGAAGACCTAAAAAGCTGGG cagggggagatgaTGTCGGGAGCAATACAATGGTACCTCTTAAGTCACATCCATGTGATGCTGCAGAAGATAATGGCGTCACACAATGTTCTCCAGAAGAAATTCCTGTTACTGTAAATACACATCACCGGGGTTACAGTGCAGATAGAGGAGCGGCTTCCTCTAATGGTGAGGAGTTTTATGGGAAGTCACAGGCGGTCTTCTCAGATGTCCACGAACCACGTCACAAAGCCAGTACAGGAACAGAGCCATCTAATCTGGAGGCATCTTCTTGTACATCAGATCATGCCACACACACAGAATATCAAAGACTAGGATATCCTGagtgcagcaagtctgaagcatCACTGGCTGTGCAGCAGGAAACACAGTCACGCAAGCTGCAATGgtcatgtgccgagtgtgggaaatgtttcactaaGAAAATATCCCTTTATAGacatcagagaattcacacaggagagcttcccttttcctgttcagtgtgtgagaaatgttttggtcAAAACGGAGAGCTtcttagacaccagagaagtcatACAGGTGTCCTAACCTttacctgttcagagtgtgggaaatgtttcagaaaGAAAGACAGTCTTCTTAGACACCAGAGAGTTCACACTGGGGAGCGGCCTTTttgctgttcagagtgtgggagatCTTTCCGTGGGAAAGGTGATCTCCTTATACACCAGAAAAatcacacaggtgagcgtcctTATTCCTGCTCAGATTGTGGGAAATGCTACATTCGTAAATGTGAGCTtcttacacacacaaaaaagcacaCAGGTGAGCGACctttttcatgttctgagtgtgggaaacgtttcaCTCATAAAAGAACTTTACTTATACACCAAAAAAGTCACACAGGGGAGCGTCCTTACtcttgtttagagtgtgggaaatgtttctctTATCAAGGAAGCTTTTGTGCACATCAGAAAATTCACACAGGTGACCGTCCCTttctttgttctgagtgtgggaaatgtttcactcaTAAAAGTACACTCCTAACCCATCTGAAAATGCACACAGGTAAGCGTCCTTTTCCTTGTTCTGAGTGTGCGAAATGTTTCACTCATAAAGAAACTTTACTTGTACACCAAAGAAGTCACACAGGGGAGCAACCTTATtcctgtttagagtgtgggaaatatttctcCAATCAAGGAAACTTTCTTGAAcatcagaaaattcacataagtgAGCATCCCTTtttttgttctgagtgtgggaaatgttttgctcagaAAATTAATCTACGTACTCACCAAAGAAGTCACACAGGGGAGCGTCCTTATtcttgtttagagtgtgggaaatgtttctctGATCAACGAAACCTTCTTAGACACACAAAAAATCATACAGGTGAGCgtaatttttcatgttcagagtgtgggaaatgtttcagtcaaaAAGCCCATCTTCTTAGACATCATAGAGTTCACACTGGGGAGTGTCCTTTttgctgttcagagtgtgggaaatgtttcagtcagaaaggAGATCTCCTTAGACACCaaagaagtcacacaggtgagtgTCCTTATACCTGTCTAGAATGTGGGAAACGTTTCATTGACAAAAGAAACCTTCTTACACACCAGAGAAGTCATACAGATGAGCGTCCTTTAGTCTGTGAGGATGCTGTAAAGGCTTCAGGGTAG